ACGGTGCTCGACTTATCCACCGGCGAACGGCAACGTCTGGCCCTGGTCAGGACGGTGATGCGCGATCCTGCGGTCTTGTTGCTGGATGAACCCACCTCTGGCTTGGATCCCCATGGGGTGGAGCGTGTGGAAGCGGTGCTGGGCCGACTGCTGACCGATGGCAAGGCAATGCTGTTGGTCACCCATGACGCCGCCCAAGTGGGCCGCCTCGCCCACGAGCGTCGGACCATGACCAACGGACTTCTTTCGGAGGCCATGTCATGACCTACGTGCGCCTGGACTATCTGGACATCGCCATCTCCGCGTTGCTGTTGTTGATCCATGGCGGTTTGTCGCTGCGGCTACGGCTGGGTTTGGGCCGGACCATGATCATCGCCACCGTCCGCATGGTGGTGCAGCTGACGTTGATCGGGTTGGTTTTGCAGCAGTTGTTCGAGATGGTCTCGCCCTGGGCGACCGGGTTGGCGGCGCTGGTCATGATCACTTTCGCCGGGCGCGAGATCGCCGCCCGCCAGCATCACAAGCTGGAAGGCTGGTGGGCCCATGGGCTGGGCTCGGGTAGCATGGTCATGGCCGGCACGTTGGTCACATTGTTGGCTCTGACCACCCAGATCCGCCCCGATCCCTGGTACGATCCAAGGTATGCCTTACCTTTGTTCGGCATGATCATGGGCAATGCCATGACCGGCGTGTCCTTGGGCCTGGACCGATTGCTGGCGGCGGCGGTGCGTGAACGGGTGGCCATCGAGGCCCGCCTGGCGCTGGGCCATACGCGCTGGCAGGCCACCGAAACCATGGTCCGCGACGCCATGCGCGCCGGACTGATGCCCATCGTCAATGCCATGGCGGCATCGGGAGTGGTGTCCCTGCCTGGCATGATGACCGGACAGATACTGGCTGGGGTGGCGCCCACCGAGGCGGTGAAGTACCAGTTGCTGATCATGTTCCTGATCGCCGGGGCCGTGGGGCTTGGTGTCATGGGGGCGGTCATGGGCGGAGTCTGGCGGTTGACCGACGAGCGCCACCGGCTGCGGTTGGACCGGCTGCAAGGAACGGGACGGCACGGTTGAACCGCTGCCAGGGGACTGTTAGCGTGACTCCGGTGTGGAAATCCCCGTCATTGGGGTGGGAACAAAGTGATGAAGTGGATCTTCTGGAGCGGATTGGCCGCGGCCCTGGCCGTCGCCGGATTCCTGTGGATCGGGGCGCCCTTGCTGGAGTCCCTGATTCCGGCTGGCAGCAGGGATGGGCAAAGGTCCGCCGCCCCCGCTGACCCCGTCTCTGCCGCCCCACCGGCTGCGCGTCTTCAGGACACCGACGATGTTGCCCTGCGACAGCTTCTCACCGACCGCCTGAGCTTGCAGGCGATGATCAACAGCCCGGCTCTGCCCACGGACGATACGGCCTTTCAATACCTGGGACTGTCCATCCAGGCCATGGACCCGGCGCGGCTCGGGGCGCAGTTGTCCGGCCTGATCAAAGGGCGGGCCGAGGGCATCGTGGTGACCGCAGCCCTGGCTTTGGATGATGGACGCACCTTTCCCGATCTGCCTATCTTGATTCTGCGGCGCGGCGCCGATGGTTCCTTTACCCGCCTCTTTCCGTCGCCCGATGGCCCGGTGGGCCTGACTCCCTTGGTAGCCAGGCTGGACAGTACCAGCGCCACCGTCAGTTTGTCGGCCTTGTTGCTGGAAACCCTGAATGGGGACAATGCGGACGCGGTGGTTTCGGCGGCGGGTCGGGTGGTTTCGGTGGCGCCCTTCGCCAATATCCTCTCGGCCCCGGATCAGGTGGCCCGGCTGTCTGGCGAAATGTCCGCTTTCCGCTCTCTTTTGGCAACGCTTGAACCCTTGCTGCTGGATCCTCTGGCGGCTCTGCGATTCTCCTTCGAGGGACCGGAGCAGGCCTCCCAACGGCGGGCCGTCTATCTGGATGAACAAGGACAACCCTCGCCTTGGTTTGATCTGACGGTCACCGCCCAGGGTGGCCTGTTGGCCGAGGCGACGGACCCGCTGGCTGTATCCCCCGATGGCGAACGCGGCATCGGCGATCTTCTGACACTGGAGGCGGATCTCACCGCCTATGCCCTGCATGCCACAGGAGTGAATCTTGAATTGGCCTGTGAATCCCTGGCTGGAATGCTGCGCGACAGCCTCGGTCTGTCGCCTCAGGATGCCGCGGCGGCTCTGCGCCCCTTGATGGCGGCCCGGGCGGTCTTGGGCGAGGATGTCTCGAACTGCCGCGAAGCACCCGAGGCCGCCCCCCCACGGCGCGT
The sequence above is drawn from the Magnetospira sp. QH-2 genome and encodes:
- the fetB gene encoding iron export ABC transporter permease subunit FetB; protein product: MTYVRLDYLDIAISALLLLIHGGLSLRLRLGLGRTMIIATVRMVVQLTLIGLVLQQLFEMVSPWATGLAALVMITFAGREIAARQHHKLEGWWAHGLGSGSMVMAGTLVTLLALTTQIRPDPWYDPRYALPLFGMIMGNAMTGVSLGLDRLLAAAVRERVAIEARLALGHTRWQATETMVRDAMRAGLMPIVNAMAASGVVSLPGMMTGQILAGVAPTEAVKYQLLIMFLIAGAVGLGVMGAVMGGVWRLTDERHRLRLDRLQGTGRHG